The Mycobacterium seoulense genomic interval CTTTTCCAAGAAAGCTTGGGTTGTCGAGGTGAACAGCGTCTTTTCGGGAGAGTCGAGTGTCGTCATGCTGCCTCTCGTCCGAATTCGCCGGCGTTTCGATGGTAGCAACGGGCGCTACGGTAAGAGATACCGGAGTCGCGTCGGTAGCTCTGCCGACCGCTACATGGCGAACACACGGCGCAGGGAGCGCGCGTGCAGGGCCCGGTTCTCCTGCGAAACGACCCAGTCGGGAACCAGTGAGTCGAAGCCGTTGAATGCGGCTGCGATGACGTGCAATTCGGTGTGCACGTAGGCGTGCAGCAGCCTGTTCGCATAGTCGATCGCTTCGTCGCGGCACGGATCGATCTCCGCGCAGCTGATGAACGTGGGCGGCAGGCCCTCGAGGTTCGCCCGGTGCGCGGGGACGTGTTGACCGGTGGCGCTCGCGTGCCCGAGGTAGTGACCCCACGCCCGGCTCACCGCCGGCCCGTTGAGCCCCGGCGTGCGCTGGAACTCACGCCGCGACTGGGTGGCATCGGAGTCGAGCATCGGCTGGTGCAGGATCTGCACCAGGATCTGCGGGCCCTCGTCGTCGAACATGCGCTGACTGAGGCCCGCGACCAGCGCGGCACCCGCGTCCCGCCCCATCACCGCGATGCGGTTGACATCCACGTCCAGCTCGGCGCAATTGCGGATCGCGTAATAAAAGCCCGCCTCTATGTCGTCCAACGCCGCCGGGCAGGGATGTTCCGGCGCGAGCCGGTAGTCGACCGATATCAGCAGGCAACCGCCTTCTCTGGCCAGCTCCACGCATTGCGCGTGATCCGTGTCGAGGTTGCCGGTCACGAAGCCACCGCCGTGGGCGTACAGGACAAGGGGGGAACCCGAGTCCGCTCGGTCGAGGTCGGGGCCCCGGTAGAGGCGAAGCTTCAGCTGATGGCCGCCCGGGCCGGCGATCGTGCGCGTCTCGATGGCCACACCGGCGGTGTCGGCTGCCGTGGCGCGCTCGGCGGCGAGCCGGTCGGCGTGCTCGCGTTCGGCGGGCAATGTCTCGGCGCGGAATTCGACGACGCCCAGCGCGGCTGCCACCTCCCG includes:
- a CDS encoding alpha/beta hydrolase, whose product is MTQTNLSRPQGLTRIDPVLREVAAALGVVEFRAETLPAEREHADRLAAERATAADTAGVAIETRTIAGPGGHQLKLRLYRGPDLDRADSGSPLVLYAHGGGFVTGNLDTDHAQCVELAREGGCLLISVDYRLAPEHPCPAALDDIEAGFYYAIRNCAELDVDVNRIAVMGRDAGAALVAGLSQRMFDDEGPQILVQILHQPMLDSDATQSRREFQRTPGLNGPAVSRAWGHYLGHASATGQHVPAHRANLEGLPPTFISCAEIDPCRDEAIDYANRLLHAYVHTELHVIAAAFNGFDSLVPDWVVSQENRALHARSLRRVFAM